One region of Triticum aestivum cultivar Chinese Spring chromosome 6B, IWGSC CS RefSeq v2.1, whole genome shotgun sequence genomic DNA includes:
- the LOC123134521 gene encoding laccase-21-like: MAISKIHSVWLLCVALAFDVAASAVPPHGSGRVRRHYDFYIREANYTRLCSEKTILTVNGEFPGPTIFARKGDVVLVNVHNQGHQNVTIHWHGVDQPRNPWSDGPAYITQCPIQPGNTFTYRIIFSEEEGTLWWHAHSDFDRATVHGAIVIHPWRGAAYPFPKPHREIPIILGEWWNRDVGQMLAEALSSGGDFQPSDANTINGQPGDLFPCSSDTTFKLPVEHGKTYMLRIINAALTNEFFFAIAGHRLTVVGTDAAYTKQFIVDHVFIGPGQTKTVLLNTDGGRSNHTRYYMAARPYATNPLARFDNSTTTAVLEYIGAPQATAMSGIPVLPAINDSTAAEAYSVQLKSLASEEHPVDVPRHVDEHMLITIAVNEIPCTPGKLCKGPRNNSLAASLNNVSFEMPSTAILGAYYSSVLLGVAKTSFPDNPAVAFNYTSDDLPLDLRFTARDTRVKVLEYGTVVEVVFQDTAILGSESHPMHLHGYSFYVVGRGAGNFDRHKDLATYNLDDPPYQNTVSVPKAGWAAIRFRAANPGVWFMHCHFERHMVWGMETVFIVKNGKAEEAKIMPPPSNMPKC; the protein is encoded by the exons ATGGCAATCAGTAAGATACATTCAGTTTGGTTACTGTGTGTGGCCTTAGCGTTTGATGTCGCAGCATCTGCCGTCCCCCCTCATGGTTCAGGAAGGGTGCGCCGTCACTACGATTTCTAC ATAAGGGAGGCCAACTACACCAGGCTCTGCAGCGAGAAGACCATCCTCACCGTCAATGGCGAGTTCCCCGGCCCCACCATCTTCGCGCGCAAGGGCGACGTCGTCCTCGTAAACGTCCACAACCAAGGCCACCAAAACGTCACCATCCACTG GCACGGCGTCGACCAGCCGCGGAACCCATGGTCAGACGGGCCGGCCTATATAACGCAGTGCCCCATCCAGCCCGGCAACACCTTCACCTACCGGATCATCTTCTCTGAGGAGGAGGGCACGCTGTGGTGGCACGCGCACAGCGACTTCGACCGCGCCACCGTGCACGGCGCCATCGTCATCCACCCCTGGCGCGGCGCCGCCTACCCCTTCCCGAAGCCGCACCGGGAGATTCCCATTATCCTCG GGGAGTGGTGGAACCGCGACGTCGGGCAAATGCTCGCCGAAGCCCTCAGCAGCGGCGGCGACTTCCAGCCGTCGGACGCCAACACCATCAACGGCCAGCCCGGCGACCTGTTCCCATGCTCCAGTGACACCACCTTCAAGCTCCCCGTCGAGCACGGCAAGACCTACATGCTCCGCATCATCAACGCGGCGCTCACCAACGAGTTCTTCTTCGCCATCGCCGGGCATCGCCTCACGGTGGTCGGCACCGACGCCGCCTACACCAAGCAGTTCATAGTCGACCACGTCTTCATCGGGCCGGGCCAGACCAAGACTGTGCTGCTCAACACCGACGGTGGCCGCTCAAACCACACAAGGTACTACATGGCGGCAAGGCCGTACGCGACCAACCCGCTCGCCCGCTTCGATAACAGCACGACCACCGCCGTCCTGGAGTACATCGGTGCGCCGCAGGCCACGGCGATGTCGGGCATCCCCGTCCTGCCCGCCATCAACGACAGCACGGCGGCGGAGGCATACTCGGTGCAGCTCAAGTCCCTCGCCAGCGAGGAGCATCCGGTGGACGTGCCCCGGCACGTCGACGAGCACATGCTCATCACCATCGCGGTGAACGAGATCCCCTGCACGCCCGGCAAGCTGTGCAAGGGCCCCCGCAACAACAgcctcgccgcgagcctcaacaacgTCAGCTTCGAGATGCCCAGCACGGCCATTCTCGGAGCCTACTACAGCTCGGTGCTACTGGGCGTCGCGAAGACAAGCTTCCCCGACAACCCGGCGGTGGCTTTCAACTACACCTCAGACGACCTCCCTCTAGACCTCAGGTTCACGGCGCGCGACACAAGGGTGAAGGTGCTGGAGTACGGCACCGTGGTGGAGGTGGTGTTCCAGGACACGGCCATCCTCGGCAGCGAGAGCCACCCCATGCACCTACACGGGTACAGCTTCTACGTGGTCGGGAGAGGGGCTGGTAACTTTGACAGGCACAAGGACCTGGCCACGTACAACTTGGACGACCCACCGTACCAGAACACGGTCTCCGTGCCCAAGGCTGGTTGGGCCGCAATCCGCTTCCGGGCGGCGAATCCAG GTGTATGGTTCATGCATTGCCATTTTGAACGACACATGGTGTGGGGGATGGAGACCGTGTTTATTGTGAAGAACGGCAAGGCAGAAGAAGCTAAGATCATGCCACCACCTTCAAATATGCCAAAGTGCTGA
- the LOC123139440 gene encoding putative laccase-9, with product MVWGMETVFIVKNGKRKGDVVLVNVHNQGHQNVTIHWHGVDQPRNPWSDGPAYITQCPIQPGNTFTYRIIFSEEEGTLWWHAHSDFDRATVHGAIVIHPWRGTAYPFPKPHREIPIILGEWWNRDVGQMLAEALSSGGDFQPSDANTINGQPGDLFPCSSDTTFKLPVEHGKTYMLRIINAALTNEFFFAIAGHRLTVVGTDAAYTKQFIVDHVFIGPGQTKTVLLNTDGGRSNHTRYYMAARPYATNPLARFDNSTTTAILEYIDAPQATAMSGIPVLPAINDSTAAEAYSVQLKPLASEEHPVDVPRQVDEHMLITIAVNEIPCTPGKLCKGPRNNSLAASLNNVSFEMPSTAILGAYYSSVLLGLAKTNFPDNPAVAFNYTSDDLPLDLRFTARDTRVKVLEYGTVVEVVFQDTAILGSESHPMHLHGYSFYVVGRGAGNFDRPKDPATYNLDDPPYQNTVSVPKAGSAAIRFRAANPGVWFMHCHFERHMVWGMETVFIVKNGKAEEAKIMPPPPNMPKC from the exons cgcaaGGGCGACGTCGTCCTCGTAAACGTCCACAACCAAGGCCACCAAAACGTCACCATCCACTG GCACGGCGTCGACCAGCCGCGGAACCCATGGTCAGACGGGCCGGCCTATATAACGCAGTGCCCCATCCAGCCCGGCAACACCTTCACCTACCGGATCATCTTCTCTGAGGAGGAGGGCACACTGTGGTGGCACGCGCACAGCGACTTCGACCGCGCCACCGTGCACGGCGCCATCGTCATCCACCCCTGGCGCGGCACCGCCTACCCCTTCCCGAAGCCGCACCGGGAGATTCCCATTATCCTCG GGGAGTGGTGGAACCGCGACGTCGGGCAAATGCTCGCCGAAGCCCTCAGCAGCGGCGGCGACTTCCAGCCGTCGGACGCCAACACCATCAACGGCCAGCCCGGCGACCTGTTCCCATGCTCCAGTGACACCACCTTCAAGCTCCCCGTCGAGCACGGCAAGACCTACATGCTCCGCATCATCAACGCGGCGCTCACCAATGAGTTCTTCTTCGCCATCGCCGGGCATCGCCTCACGGTGGTCGGCACCGACGCCGCCTACACCAAGCAGTTCATAGTCGACCACGTCTTCATCGGGCCGGGCCAGACCAAGACTGTGCTGCTCAACACCGACGGTGGCCGCTCAAACCACACAAGGTACTACATGGCGGCAAGGCCGTACGCGACCAACCCGCTCGCCCGCTTCGATAACAGCACGACCACCGCCATCCTGGAGTACATCGATGCGCCGCAGGCCACGGCGATGTCGGGTATCCCCGTCCTGCCCGCCATCAACGACAGCACGGCGGCGGAGGCATACTCGGTGCAGCTCAAGCCCCTCGCCAGCGAGGAGCATCCGGTGGACGTGCCCCGACAGGTCGACGAGCACATGCTCATCACCATCGCGGTGAACGAGATCCCCTGCACGCCCGGCAAGCTGTGCAAGGGCCCCCGCAACAACAgcctcgccgcgagcctcaacaacgTCAGCTTCGAGATGCCTAGCACGGCCATTCTCGGAGCCTACTACAGCTCGGTGCTACTGGGCCTCGCGAAGACAAACTTCCCCGACAACCCGGCGGTGGCTTTCAACTACACCTCAGACGACCTCCCTCTAGACCTCAGGTTCACGGCGCGCGACACGAGGGTGAAGGTGCTGGAGTACGGCACCGTGGTGGAGGTGGTGTTCCAGGACACGGCCATCCTCGGCAGCGAGAGCCACCCCATGCACCTACACGGGTACAGCTTCTACGTGGTCGGGAGAGGGGCTGGTAACTTTGACAGGCCCAAGGACCCGGCCACGTACAACTTGGACGACCCACCGTACCAGAACACGGTCTCCGTGCCCAAGGCTGGTTCGGCCGCAATCCGCTTCCGGGCGGCGAATCCAG GTGTATGGTTCATGCATTGCCATTTTGAGCGACACATGGTGTGGGGGATGGAGACCGTGTTTATTGTGAAGAACGGCAAGGCAGAAGAAGCTAAGATCATGCCACCACCTCCAAATATGCCAAAGTGCTGA